From one bacterium Scap17 genomic stretch:
- a CDS encoding hemerythrin domain-containing protein encodes MTIFEALRETHDEQRHLLDMLVQTEGDSEPRDDLFKRLKESLTHHAGAEERALYIPMMEHDMTQEKARHSVAEHHEIDELVEKLEATDYSSPGWLAAAKQLQHLVTHHLDEEEQEVFQLAGRVFDEATKKQLAEEYHQDMKAREAA; translated from the coding sequence ATGACCATTTTTGAAGCCCTGCGCGAGACCCACGACGAACAGCGCCACCTGCTGGACATGCTGGTACAGACCGAAGGCGACAGCGAGCCGCGCGATGACCTGTTCAAGCGCCTCAAGGAGTCGCTGACCCACCACGCGGGAGCAGAGGAACGAGCGCTCTACATTCCGATGATGGAACACGACATGACGCAGGAGAAAGCGCGTCACAGCGTGGCCGAGCATCACGAGATCGACGAGCTGGTAGAGAAGCTGGAAGCGACCGATTACAGCTCTCCCGGCTGGCTGGCCGCCGCCAAGCAGCTACAGCACCTGGTCACCCACCACCTGGATGAGGAAGAGCAGGAAGTCTTCCAGCTGGCAGGCCGTGTCTTCGATGAGGCCACCAAGAAACAGCTTGCCGAGGAATATCATCAGGACATGAAGGCGCGCGAAGCAGCCTGA
- a CDS encoding SDR family oxidoreductase, giving the protein MTQQQPPQHQNHQPGDEHRMDPKPEYIRESYRGSGKLTGKVAVITGGDSGIGRAAAVHFAREGADCLITHLGSEEVDAQETIRLIEAEGRRGRRIEGDIGDPAFCRKVVEGAMEEFGQINILVNNAAEQYDWDDVTEIDDEQIERTFKTNLFSHFYMIKAAVPHLSKGDSIIATSSVNAFKGNDSLIDYSATKGAIQGLVRSLSGTLMDRGIRVNAVAPGPVWTPLIPASFEDEKVANFGQQVPMERPGQPSEMGPAYVYLASEDSSYMTGQTIHLNGGVVLNT; this is encoded by the coding sequence ATGACTCAGCAACAGCCCCCACAGCATCAGAACCATCAACCGGGCGATGAACATCGCATGGACCCCAAGCCTGAGTACATCCGCGAGAGCTATCGCGGCAGTGGCAAGCTCACGGGCAAGGTGGCAGTCATCACCGGTGGTGACAGCGGTATCGGTCGCGCCGCCGCCGTGCACTTCGCACGCGAGGGTGCCGATTGTCTGATCACGCACCTGGGCAGTGAAGAAGTCGATGCCCAAGAGACCATCCGATTGATCGAAGCCGAAGGCAGACGCGGACGCCGCATCGAAGGGGATATCGGCGACCCGGCCTTCTGCCGCAAGGTCGTCGAGGGCGCGATGGAGGAATTCGGACAGATAAATATTCTGGTCAACAATGCCGCCGAGCAGTACGACTGGGATGACGTGACCGAGATCGATGATGAGCAGATCGAGCGTACCTTCAAGACCAATCTGTTCAGTCACTTCTACATGATCAAGGCCGCCGTGCCGCACCTCTCCAAAGGCGATTCCATCATCGCCACCTCATCCGTCAACGCCTTCAAGGGCAATGACAGCCTGATTGATTACAGCGCCACCAAGGGCGCCATCCAGGGACTGGTACGTTCACTGTCCGGCACGTTGATGGATCGCGGTATTCGCGTCAATGCCGTCGCGCCCGGCCCGGTGTGGACTCCCTTGATCCCCGCCAGCTTCGAGGATGAAAAGGTCGCCAACTTCGGCCAGCAGGTACCGATGGAACGCCCAGGCCAGCCAAGCGAAATGGGCCCTGCCTACGTCTATCTGGCCAGCGAAGACTCAAGCTACATGACAGGCCAGACGATTCATCTCAATGGTGGCGTCGTGCTCAATACCTGA
- a CDS encoding MBL fold metallo-hydrolase: MGNSRRVTAGLLAGLISLPLSGVALASAASQPVDASAAAAMSPLATQLAQRGLAAGEGYPGLHSLCSLEAPLVDAGKRHRHAEGETAKAKPRSKPSADKRKSLGPHKVFDNLYFVGNGQVSSWALTTSEGIILIDAMNTPNQAETIIAPGMRELGLDPADIRYLVITHGHGDHYGGQSWIVEQYAPEVIMTKIDWDMLDDPEQRIDNPRWGEPPERDHQVIDDERLTLGDTTLGMYITPGHTPGTLSLVFPVKDGDEVHHAVLWGGTGFNFGPDEARLRGYSASASRMHQIAQEAGVDVFLSNHPKRDGTPGRIAALETRKSGDAHPFVTGDQALGALDLLSDCTLAQAERLRAAR; encoded by the coding sequence ATGGGGAATTCTCGGCGAGTTACGGCAGGACTGTTGGCAGGGTTGATCAGTCTGCCGCTTTCAGGTGTTGCCTTGGCAAGCGCGGCATCGCAGCCAGTCGATGCTTCTGCTGCGGCGGCGATGTCGCCGCTTGCGACTCAGCTTGCACAACGGGGATTGGCGGCGGGTGAGGGATATCCGGGCCTGCACAGTCTATGTAGCCTCGAAGCTCCCTTGGTTGACGCCGGCAAGCGCCATCGACACGCGGAGGGTGAGACTGCCAAAGCCAAACCCAGATCGAAGCCTTCCGCTGACAAGCGCAAGTCGCTGGGGCCGCACAAGGTATTCGACAATCTCTACTTCGTCGGCAATGGCCAGGTTTCAAGCTGGGCCTTGACCACCTCCGAGGGCATCATCCTCATCGATGCGATGAACACCCCGAATCAGGCCGAGACCATCATCGCGCCGGGCATGCGCGAGCTGGGGCTGGACCCTGCCGATATTCGCTATCTGGTAATTACCCATGGCCATGGCGACCATTACGGCGGTCAATCCTGGATCGTGGAGCAGTATGCCCCCGAGGTGATCATGACCAAGATCGATTGGGACATGCTGGATGACCCCGAGCAGCGCATCGACAACCCACGTTGGGGAGAGCCGCCAGAGCGGGATCATCAGGTCATCGACGATGAGAGGCTGACGCTGGGTGACACCACGCTCGGCATGTACATCACGCCCGGGCATACTCCCGGCACGCTGTCGTTGGTGTTCCCGGTCAAGGATGGCGATGAGGTGCATCACGCTGTGCTGTGGGGCGGGACTGGCTTCAACTTCGGGCCGGACGAAGCCAGATTGCGCGGCTACTCTGCCTCGGCGTCACGCATGCATCAGATTGCACAAGAGGCAGGTGTCGACGTCTTCCTGTCCAATCATCCCAAGCGAGATGGCACCCCCGGACGAATCGCGGCACTCGAGACTCGCAAGTCAGGCGATGCACACCCCTTCGTGACCGGCGATCAGGCACTGGGCGCGCTGGATCTGCTCAGTGATTGCACGCTGGCTCAGGCCGAGCGTCTGCGTGCCGCTCGCTGA
- a CDS encoding TonB-dependent receptor, with translation MPALLPAHNPSAPRHFSASRSAVLLALATLPSLVALPSHASDQLEDIVVTASGHDQMAKDAPASMSVITRESLEGRHYSDLTDALRGLPGVTVSSGGYSKDISIRGMPGEYTLILVDGRPIDSRDTRPSGSGGFEQDWLPSLEAIERIEVVRGPMSTRYGSDAIGGVINIITRKTQEEWVTNLHYDTFIPQHSVSGHERQSRIRTSGPLIDGLLGLSVSAGQTTRQEDDITRGYPQRKRQDLDTKLSLTPDDNQRIEAEFAYHDQNRQTEEGRSQGQDSDRDWDTRRFSLSHQGDWASASTNSYVQYETSRNDSRDITLSNTKASSNVLIPLGDHLTTLGVSFEEEHLEDNDTNALSEINEIRNSRWSLFAEDEWLLTDDWALTGGVRLDEDENYGSHLSPRLYSVYQLADSWTLKTGVATGYKAPSLRQVADNWVQDSRGGDIYGNPDLEAETSLSREIGLLYDNARGTQAGVTLFRSDFDDKIVTELCPDGACAGGADDARWYNNVDSAVTQGVELSLNQELSHDLALALSYTYTDSEQTSGENKGQPLTQIPRHQATAQLDWQLNHRLNHWTRVDWRGEETQPATGVTSRTVIAPSYTIVDTGVSFDATTQLTLSAGLYNLFDKRVRYDDFGYVEDGRRLWVGVDYTL, from the coding sequence ATGCCAGCGCTCCTACCCGCTCATAACCCATCTGCACCTCGCCATTTCTCGGCTTCACGCTCAGCAGTCTTGTTGGCGCTGGCGACGCTTCCCTCTCTGGTAGCACTCCCGAGCCATGCCTCCGACCAGCTGGAAGACATCGTCGTCACCGCATCCGGGCATGATCAGATGGCCAAGGATGCCCCGGCCTCGATGAGCGTGATAACGCGTGAGAGCCTTGAAGGCCGTCATTACAGCGACCTCACCGATGCGCTGCGCGGCTTGCCCGGCGTGACGGTATCCAGCGGCGGCTACTCCAAGGACATCAGCATTCGTGGCATGCCCGGTGAATATACGCTGATTCTGGTGGATGGCCGCCCGATCGACAGCCGTGATACGCGACCGAGCGGCAGTGGTGGCTTCGAGCAGGATTGGCTGCCGTCACTTGAAGCGATCGAGCGTATCGAGGTGGTACGTGGCCCGATGTCGACGCGTTATGGCTCCGATGCCATCGGCGGGGTCATCAATATCATCACCCGCAAGACACAGGAGGAATGGGTCACCAATCTGCACTATGACACCTTCATTCCACAGCACAGCGTGTCGGGACATGAACGCCAGAGCCGCATTCGCACCTCGGGCCCGCTCATCGATGGGTTGCTGGGCCTGAGCGTCAGCGCCGGACAGACCACGCGCCAGGAAGATGACATCACGCGCGGCTACCCACAGCGCAAGCGTCAGGACCTCGACACCAAGCTCAGCCTCACGCCGGACGACAACCAGCGCATCGAGGCCGAATTCGCCTATCACGATCAGAATCGCCAGACCGAGGAAGGCCGCAGTCAGGGCCAGGACAGTGATCGTGATTGGGATACTCGCCGCTTCAGCCTCAGCCATCAGGGTGACTGGGCCAGCGCCAGCACCAATTCCTACGTTCAGTACGAGACGTCACGCAACGATAGCCGTGACATCACGCTGAGCAATACCAAGGCGAGCAGCAACGTGCTGATTCCGCTGGGCGATCACCTGACCACCCTGGGCGTGAGCTTCGAGGAGGAGCACCTCGAGGACAACGACACCAACGCCCTGAGCGAGATCAACGAGATCCGCAACAGCCGCTGGTCACTGTTCGCCGAGGACGAATGGCTGCTGACCGACGACTGGGCGCTGACCGGCGGCGTGCGTCTGGATGAAGACGAGAACTACGGCAGCCACCTGTCACCGCGTCTTTATAGCGTCTACCAACTGGCCGACAGCTGGACGCTCAAGACAGGCGTGGCGACCGGGTACAAGGCGCCGAGTCTGCGTCAGGTCGCCGACAACTGGGTACAGGACAGTCGCGGCGGCGATATCTATGGCAATCCGGATCTGGAAGCCGAGACCTCTCTCAGCCGCGAGATCGGCCTGCTGTATGACAATGCCAGAGGCACCCAGGCGGGCGTGACCCTGTTCCGCAGCGACTTCGATGACAAGATCGTCACCGAACTGTGCCCGGATGGCGCCTGCGCCGGCGGCGCGGATGATGCGCGCTGGTACAACAACGTCGACAGTGCCGTCACCCAGGGCGTCGAGCTGAGTCTCAATCAGGAGCTGAGTCACGACCTCGCGCTGGCACTCAGCTACACCTATACCGATTCCGAGCAGACCAGTGGCGAGAACAAGGGCCAACCGCTGACCCAGATTCCCCGCCACCAGGCCACGGCTCAGCTGGACTGGCAGCTCAACCATCGCCTCAATCACTGGACACGAGTCGACTGGCGTGGCGAAGAGACCCAGCCAGCTACCGGTGTCACCAGTCGTACCGTCATCGCGCCGTCCTACACGATCGTCGATACCGGCGTCAGCTTCGATGCCACCACTCAGTTGACACTTAGCGCCGGCCTCTACAACCTGTTCGACAAGCGTGTGCGCTACGACGACTTCGGCTACGTGGAAGATGGCCGCCGCCTGTGGGTCGGCGTCGACTACACCCTCTAA
- a CDS encoding patatin, with product MSKLILSLDGGGIRGAATAQFLMRVDATLRNDHQTSLREQVNFYAGTSTGSLIALALATTNMSLEDINGLYSVTSARQIFADNRGWFELDGINAPKYEAKGKSAMLKKHLGQAKLRDVPAGKQVLVVTYGIERRRPHVLKSSKREHHKLLAWQVADASSAAPTYFPTRDMKLGPDNEQTWLIDGGVIANNPTMCAIAEACRLWPHEPRRVLSIGTGTRTRKVNGPDSQHWGAVQWVLEGSLIDVLSDEKVVGYQAITLSPPGSYIRVNAEMRPQPGMLKAPDDAMDDISPTNIKHLKAMGDFWFEQYGDAVVALITDRYQGPSLDRIDPLTGRPQAYQPE from the coding sequence ATGTCCAAGCTGATTCTTTCACTGGATGGCGGCGGCATACGCGGGGCGGCAACCGCGCAATTCCTGATGCGTGTCGATGCGACACTCAGAAATGACCACCAGACCAGTCTGCGTGAGCAGGTCAATTTCTATGCGGGCACCAGTACCGGCAGCCTGATCGCGCTGGCGCTGGCCACCACCAACATGAGCCTCGAGGACATCAACGGGCTCTACAGCGTGACCAGCGCCAGGCAGATCTTCGCCGACAACCGCGGCTGGTTCGAACTCGATGGCATCAATGCGCCCAAGTACGAGGCCAAGGGCAAGAGCGCAATGCTCAAGAAGCATCTCGGCCAGGCCAAGCTCAGGGATGTCCCCGCTGGCAAACAGGTGCTTGTCGTCACCTACGGGATCGAGAGACGCCGCCCGCATGTCTTGAAGTCGAGCAAGCGCGAGCATCACAAGCTGCTGGCCTGGCAGGTCGCGGACGCCTCCAGCGCGGCGCCCACCTACTTCCCGACCCGCGACATGAAGCTGGGGCCGGACAACGAGCAGACCTGGCTGATCGATGGCGGCGTCATCGCCAACAACCCCACCATGTGTGCCATCGCCGAAGCCTGTCGCCTGTGGCCGCATGAGCCGCGACGCGTGCTGTCGATCGGCACCGGAACCCGCACGCGCAAGGTCAATGGCCCGGATTCACAGCACTGGGGCGCAGTGCAGTGGGTACTGGAAGGCAGCCTGATCGACGTGCTCTCCGATGAGAAGGTGGTCGGCTATCAGGCCATCACCCTCTCGCCGCCGGGCAGCTACATCCGCGTCAATGCCGAGATGCGCCCACAGCCCGGGATGCTCAAGGCGCCTGATGACGCGATGGATGACATCAGCCCCACCAACATCAAGCATCTGAAGGCCATGGGCGATTTCTGGTTCGAGCAATACGGTGACGCCGTGGTGGCCCTGATCACCGACCGCTATCAAGGGCCGTCGCTGGATCGCATCGACCCACTCACCGGCCGGCCGCAAGCCTATCAACCCGAATGA
- a CDS encoding permease, giving the protein MSDSLYDALGMFAFLAVELSVLFLLISLLVGVLQRHIPPSRVEALLSASRRSSYFMAAGLGAITPFCSCSTIPMLKGLIRARAGFGPMMVFLFSSPLLNPIIIGLLLATFGARLTAVYVTAALGVALGAGWLLQALGFERFIRQDKVQDVSSCGIKEQATGGRGSDVASTSSCGAAVVSEATRKPEGRYHGLVREAWNDFVKVIPYLLIGIAIGSVIYGFMPTELLVQYAGPSNPLAIPVAAVIGVPLYIRAEAVIPLASALMAKGVGAGTVLSLIIGSAGASLTELVLLRSLFGIKLILAFVTVIFAMAMIAGYATYLLF; this is encoded by the coding sequence ATGTCTGACTCACTGTACGACGCCCTGGGCATGTTTGCCTTCCTGGCGGTAGAACTCTCGGTATTGTTCCTGTTGATCAGCCTGCTGGTCGGGGTGTTGCAGCGACATATCCCGCCATCCCGGGTCGAGGCGCTGCTGAGCGCCAGTCGCCGCAGCAGTTACTTCATGGCCGCTGGCCTTGGTGCCATCACGCCATTCTGCAGCTGCTCGACCATTCCGATGCTCAAGGGCTTGATCCGTGCCCGCGCCGGCTTCGGGCCGATGATGGTCTTCCTGTTCTCATCACCGCTGCTCAACCCGATCATCATCGGCCTGTTGCTGGCCACCTTCGGCGCCAGACTCACCGCCGTCTATGTGACGGCCGCGCTGGGCGTGGCACTGGGGGCGGGCTGGTTGCTGCAGGCGCTGGGGTTCGAGCGCTTCATCCGCCAGGACAAGGTGCAGGACGTCTCGAGCTGTGGCATCAAGGAGCAAGCCACCGGCGGTCGTGGTTCAGACGTCGCCAGTACCAGCAGCTGTGGGGCGGCGGTGGTCTCGGAGGCAACGCGCAAGCCCGAGGGGCGTTATCACGGCCTGGTGCGTGAGGCCTGGAATGACTTCGTGAAGGTGATTCCGTATCTGTTGATCGGCATCGCCATCGGCAGTGTCATCTATGGCTTCATGCCGACGGAGCTGCTGGTGCAGTACGCCGGCCCGAGCAACCCGTTGGCCATTCCGGTCGCGGCGGTGATCGGCGTGCCACTCTATATTCGCGCGGAAGCGGTGATTCCGCTGGCCTCGGCATTGATGGCCAAGGGCGTGGGGGCGGGGACGGTGCTGTCGTTGATCATTGGCAGTGCGGGCGCCAGCCTGACCGAGCTGGTGCTGCTGCGCTCATTGTTCGGTATCAAGCTGATCCTGGCCTTCGTGACGGTGATCTTCGCGATGGCGATGATCGCCGGTTACGCCACCTATCTGTTGTTCTGA
- a CDS encoding helix-turn-helix transcriptional regulator: protein MEHDAAAASLAELGNPHRLAIFRFLVRAGFDGATVGNIQHALEIPGSTLSHHLSRMAAVGLITQKKQGRSIICVPQYGHLQAVIEFLCNECCIGLEEEVVPALDADQE from the coding sequence ATGGAACATGATGCCGCTGCCGCCAGCCTTGCCGAGTTGGGCAACCCTCACCGCCTGGCGATCTTCCGCTTTCTGGTGAGGGCCGGCTTCGACGGTGCCACGGTGGGCAACATCCAGCATGCGTTGGAAATTCCGGGCTCCACGCTCTCGCATCACCTCAGTCGCATGGCCGCCGTCGGCCTGATCACCCAGAAGAAACAGGGGCGCAGCATCATCTGCGTGCCGCAGTACGGGCACCTGCAGGCGGTGATCGAATTTCTGTGCAACGAGTGCTGTATCGGGCTCGAGGAAGAGGTCGTGCCTGCGCTGGATGCTGACCAGGAGTGA
- a CDS encoding PLP-dependent aminotransferase family protein — translation MELAALEPLIESYRRQSETLGKQVRLEQALLEVIREQWPLGARLPPHRKLCEALGVARNTLALAIKSLIEEGYLHTGQGQGTWTRRPHARRASAGSGEFGSAESGAGAAGAAPAPLPLSARARKVLGGQGASLIQSGAFVPGIPDIARFPMRKWRQLYASVTVPHNALLLSYSSGGYGPLKREIRDFLRRWRNIDCDTQQIIITEGTHHGIELCALALADAGQRVVMESPCYWGARNVFLAAGLETRQIPWRPVSDTTSEAGHDLTSLGDGPVQIAYFTGSHHYPLSVPTSRRDKQRLCEACQPAYILEDDYEFSGDDHGELLFDPDSGSRLLVGSFSKLMFPGLRLGYLVVPRALAGPMNRLRSEVFREGRMLDQAVLAQFIADGDLDAWYQRIQRDYLGRQQVVHDQLSQVKGIISVSPPSRGISLCVQFAPEIDDQRVAQLMVKEHLIVRPLSMVCSGEDSRRGLVLGVGMLAGESLVSEVARLRRTLESILSMRDIRRHN, via the coding sequence ATGGAACTGGCCGCGCTTGAGCCGCTGATCGAATCTTATCGCCGCCAGTCCGAGACGCTGGGCAAGCAGGTGCGACTGGAGCAGGCATTGCTCGAGGTGATTCGTGAGCAATGGCCGCTGGGTGCGCGACTGCCGCCGCATCGCAAGCTGTGTGAGGCGCTGGGAGTGGCGCGCAATACGCTGGCCTTGGCGATCAAGTCGCTGATCGAGGAGGGCTATCTGCACACCGGCCAGGGTCAGGGCACCTGGACGCGTCGCCCCCATGCGCGCAGGGCCAGCGCGGGGTCGGGGGAGTTCGGGTCGGCGGAGTCAGGAGCAGGCGCGGCGGGGGCAGCACCGGCACCGCTGCCGTTGTCGGCTCGGGCCCGCAAGGTGTTGGGCGGGCAAGGGGCGAGTCTGATCCAGAGTGGTGCCTTCGTGCCGGGCATTCCGGACATCGCGCGCTTTCCGATGCGCAAGTGGCGTCAGCTGTATGCCAGCGTCACGGTGCCGCACAACGCGCTGCTGCTGTCCTACTCCAGCGGCGGCTATGGTCCGCTCAAGCGTGAGATCCGCGATTTTCTGCGCCGCTGGCGCAACATCGACTGTGATACCCAGCAGATCATCATCACCGAGGGCACCCACCACGGCATCGAGCTGTGCGCGCTGGCGCTGGCGGATGCCGGGCAGCGGGTGGTGATGGAATCACCCTGCTATTGGGGCGCGCGCAATGTCTTTCTGGCCGCGGGCCTCGAGACCCGGCAGATTCCCTGGCGGCCGGTGAGCGATACGACAAGTGAGGCAGGACACGATCTCACCTCGCTTGGCGACGGGCCGGTGCAGATCGCCTACTTCACCGGCTCGCATCACTATCCGCTGAGTGTGCCCACCTCGCGGCGTGACAAGCAGAGACTGTGCGAGGCCTGTCAGCCCGCCTATATCCTCGAGGATGATTACGAGTTCAGCGGTGATGATCACGGTGAGCTGCTGTTTGATCCCGATTCCGGCAGTCGCCTGCTGGTGGGGTCGTTCTCCAAGCTGATGTTTCCCGGGCTGCGGCTGGGCTATCTGGTGGTGCCGCGCGCACTGGCCGGGCCGATGAACCGCCTGCGCAGCGAGGTGTTTCGTGAAGGGCGCATGCTGGATCAGGCGGTGTTGGCGCAGTTCATCGCCGATGGCGACCTCGATGCCTGGTATCAGCGTATCCAGCGCGATTATCTCGGTCGGCAGCAGGTGGTGCACGACCAGCTGAGTCAGGTGAAAGGGATCATCAGTGTCTCGCCGCCATCGCGGGGTATCAGCCTGTGCGTGCAGTTCGCCCCGGAGATCGACGATCAGCGCGTCGCGCAGCTGATGGTCAAGGAGCATCTGATCGTACGGCCACTGAGCATGGTCTGCAGCGGCGAGGATTCGCGGCGCGGACTGGTGCTGGGAGTCGGCATGCTGGCGGGCGAGAGTCTGGTCAGTGAGGTGGCGCGTCTGAGGCGCACCCTGGAGAGCATCCTGAGCATGCGGGATATTCGGCGGCACAACTGA
- a CDS encoding amino acid permease: MNNSTPPAEQLVRVLARGDVLALAFGAMVGWGWIVLTGGMIQDAGSVGAIIAFIIGGIAVVLIGLTYAELAAAMPKVGGEHVYSYRAMGHFSSFLCTWTIILGYLSVVSFEAVALPTVIENLAPNYAVGHMWTIAGWDVKATWVAVGVGGSLAMMAINYVGITTAALLQKVVTGVILIAGVLFVTGALFEGDVANMTPLFIQSEGGVVAGIIAVLVLVPFLFVGFDVIPQAAEEINLPYNAIGKVLMMSVVLAVVWYALIILATSMALDHDSLLASSLSVPDAMQALFNTPWASKLMILAGIAGIITSWNAFYIGGSRAIYALAHAGMLPAALGKLHPKHKTPTNAVLLIGLLSCIAPFFGRPALVWIVDAGGLGIVIAYLFVAISFLILRIREPDMPRPFRVRHGKLCGVLAILLSFGMACLYLPGSPSALTGTEWLIFGAWMALGLVMYAIALKQFGREYSDRVMAPAFTAQ; encoded by the coding sequence ATGAATAACAGTACTCCCCCTGCAGAACAGCTAGTCAGAGTCCTTGCGCGTGGCGACGTCCTGGCACTTGCCTTTGGCGCCATGGTCGGTTGGGGCTGGATCGTCCTCACCGGCGGCATGATTCAGGATGCCGGCAGCGTCGGTGCCATCATCGCCTTCATCATTGGCGGCATCGCCGTCGTCCTGATCGGTCTGACCTATGCAGAACTGGCAGCAGCCATGCCCAAGGTGGGAGGTGAGCATGTCTACAGCTACCGGGCCATGGGGCATTTCTCTTCCTTTCTGTGCACCTGGACCATCATTCTCGGCTATCTGAGCGTGGTGTCCTTCGAGGCGGTGGCATTGCCCACGGTCATCGAGAACCTCGCGCCCAACTATGCCGTTGGCCACATGTGGACCATCGCCGGTTGGGATGTGAAGGCGACCTGGGTGGCTGTCGGTGTCGGCGGCTCGCTGGCCATGATGGCGATCAACTATGTGGGGATCACCACTGCCGCACTCCTGCAGAAGGTTGTCACAGGCGTGATTCTGATCGCCGGCGTCCTGTTCGTGACCGGCGCCTTGTTCGAAGGTGATGTCGCCAACATGACACCGCTGTTCATCCAGTCCGAAGGCGGCGTGGTGGCAGGCATCATCGCGGTGCTGGTACTGGTGCCTTTCCTGTTCGTCGGCTTCGACGTCATTCCGCAGGCCGCAGAGGAAATCAATCTGCCCTACAACGCCATCGGCAAGGTGCTGATGATGTCCGTGGTACTGGCCGTGGTCTGGTATGCGCTGATCATCCTGGCCACCAGCATGGCACTGGACCATGACTCCCTGCTGGCAAGTTCACTGAGCGTGCCGGATGCCATGCAGGCGCTGTTCAACACGCCATGGGCCAGCAAGCTGATGATCCTTGCAGGTATCGCCGGCATCATCACCAGCTGGAATGCCTTCTACATCGGTGGCTCTCGCGCAATCTATGCCTTGGCACATGCCGGCATGCTGCCGGCCGCCCTCGGCAAGCTGCACCCCAAGCACAAGACGCCCACCAATGCGGTACTGCTGATCGGTCTGCTGTCCTGCATCGCGCCTTTCTTCGGTCGTCCGGCACTGGTGTGGATAGTCGATGCGGGTGGCCTGGGTATCGTCATCGCCTATCTGTTCGTCGCGATCTCGTTCCTGATCCTGCGCATTCGCGAGCCTGACATGCCGCGTCCGTTCCGTGTCCGCCACGGCAAGCTTTGCGGTGTGCTGGCCATCCTGCTGTCCTTCGGCATGGCCTGCCTGTATCTGCCGGGTAGCCCTTCCGCGCTGACCGGCACCGAATGGCTGATCTTCGGCGCCTGGATGGCACTGGGCCTGGTGATGTACGCCATCGCCCTCAAGCAATTCGGCCGTGAATACAGCGACCGTGTCATGGCCCCCGCTTTCACGGCGCAGTAA